The genomic interval GGAGTGATAGAACCGGGACATTATCGCTTCCAGTGTCATGGTGAACAGGTTTTTCACCTGGAAATTGCCCTGGGCTTTCAACACCGTGGTGTTGAAAAAGCGATGGAGACAGGTCCCGATTCAAGATCTCTTCATTTCATGGAGACTCTTGCCGGAGATACAACTATTGGTCATTCAATTTCATACTGCCAAATTTATGAGGCTTTTTCCCATACTCAGAAACCTGTAAGGGCTCAGGCTCTCCGGGGTATTGCTCTGGAATTGGAGCGCCTTGCCAATCATGTGGGAGACCTGGGAGCCTTATCGGGAGATGTCGGATTTCTGCCGACATCCAGTTTCTGTGGTCGTCTACGAGGTGAATTCCTGAACCTGACAGCTTACCTCTGCGGGAATCGTTTTGGAAGAGGATTTATTCTTCCCGGTGGGGTGGGTTTTGATATTGATCAACAGGATGTGGGGGAAATACTTCATCGTATAGGTATTTGTAATAAAGAGATTACTGATGCTATAAATCTTTTATGGGATAATCAGTCTGTTATGGCGCGTTTCACAGATACCGGCCCTATTTCAGAAGACTTTGCAATTGAAATGGGACTTGTCGGTCCCGTAGCCAGAGCTTCAGGGATTATGAGAGATGTACGATATACTCATCCCAATGGTATTTTCCGGTTTTCACAAATACCCGTATCAATCTATGAGTCGGGAGATGTTCTTGGACGGGCTTATGTCCGGTGGATGGAAATCCAAAAATCAATTTCTTTTATAATTAACCAGCTAAAAACTCTACCGAAAGGGGACGTTCTGGTTTTACCTGAAAAATTGAACCCGTTAAGTTTATCTATAGCTTTGAATGAAGGGTGGCGTGGCGAAATATGCCACGTTGCTCTTACCGATGAAAATGGCAGCTTTGCAAGATACAAGATAGTGGATCCTTCTTTTCATAATTGGCAGGGATTGGCACAGGCTTTACGAAATCAGGAAATCTCTGATTTCCCCTTATGCAACAAAAGCTTTAATCTATCCTATTGTGGACATGATCTATAAAAATAAGGAAAAGAAATGTACAAAGAAATTCTTACACGAATAAAACAAGGTCATCGAACCATGAAATTTCCCAAAGGTGCTCCTCCAGCTCTTTCGGACCGCTTTCGGGGCCGTCTGATTTTTGATACAGAGAAATGCGATCCTTTATGTAAGATCTGTACAGAGATATGTCCCGTCGGTGCTATTGAAACGGAATCCAAAAGACTAGATTTGGGGAAATGTTTATTCTGCACAGACTGTTTTCAGGCATGCCCTGAAAAAGCAATTTCATTTTCAAAGGATTATAGACTTTCTGTAAGGAACAGAGAGGATCTTATTGTTACGACTGAACTGAAAGAAATCATACTGGCTGAAGAGCTGGAAAAGAAAATGAAAAAACTTTTTGGTCATTCTTTAAAGTTACGGCAGGTCAGTGCCGGTGGCTGCAATGCCTGTGAAGCCGATGTCAATGTGTTGGGAACCATCGGGTGGGACATGGGGCGATTCGGTATAAAACTGGAGGCATCGCCCCGTCATTCCGATGGAATTCTAATTACCGGACCGGTGACAAAAAATATGGAAATAGCCCTTAAAAAAGCCTGGGATGCTATACCTGAACCCAAAATTCTGATCGCTGTAGGTTCCTGCGCCATTGCAGGAGGTCCTTATATCGATATGGATCAGGTAAACAATGGAGTGGAATCGAGCCTACCGGTGGATTTATACATCCCCGGATGTCCTCCTCATCCTCTAACGATATTAGATGGTTTATTAAGGCTTTTAGGCAGAATAGAAAATGAATAAACAATTAAATACTGAAAAATCCTCTTTCTTCTCCCGGTAATTCCAATGAAAATGTACCGAGTTTCCCCCCCCGTAAATCTAGAAGGAATAGATTAATTGCTTTTTCATAATCAATACCGCCACCGGAAACGAGGCATCCTCTTTTTTTACCTATCATTTCAATTAATTGAATAGTCTCATTTGGGAATTCTTCAATATTATATCTCTCTTTAATGCGCTCAGGATATTTCTGAACCATATATTCAAGACCTCTTATGGATATTTCATCGAGTACAAGAATCGTATCTTTTATCGATCCCA from Oceanispirochaeta sp. carries:
- the nuoB gene encoding NADH-quinone oxidoreductase subunit NuoB; translated protein: MYKEILTRIKQGHRTMKFPKGAPPALSDRFRGRLIFDTEKCDPLCKICTEICPVGAIETESKRLDLGKCLFCTDCFQACPEKAISFSKDYRLSVRNREDLIVTTELKEIILAEELEKKMKKLFGHSLKLRQVSAGGCNACEADVNVLGTIGWDMGRFGIKLEASPRHSDGILITGPVTKNMEIALKKAWDAIPEPKILIAVGSCAIAGGPYIDMDQVNNGVESSLPVDLYIPGCPPHPLTILDGLLRLLGRIENE
- a CDS encoding NADH-quinone oxidoreductase subunit C; translation: MKQIYENLAVMTNGDSILINEIPICDITAFTATIIDAVDKGQRVSSFFGAKTDNADSTALYVILADDESNRLNVGKTIISGTEFPSITPHCPQVHLFEREIAEQFGIIPIGHPWFKPVRYCHSWTGMDAWNRNKNEPILPAVGDFYRIEGEQIHEVAVGPVHAGVIEPGHYRFQCHGEQVFHLEIALGFQHRGVEKAMETGPDSRSLHFMETLAGDTTIGHSISYCQIYEAFSHTQKPVRAQALRGIALELERLANHVGDLGALSGDVGFLPTSSFCGRLRGEFLNLTAYLCGNRFGRGFILPGGVGFDIDQQDVGEILHRIGICNKEITDAINLLWDNQSVMARFTDTGPISEDFAIEMGLVGPVARASGIMRDVRYTHPNGIFRFSQIPVSIYESGDVLGRAYVRWMEIQKSISFIINQLKTLPKGDVLVLPEKLNPLSLSIALNEGWRGEICHVALTDENGSFARYKIVDPSFHNWQGLAQALRNQEISDFPLCNKSFNLSYCGHDL